In Triticum aestivum cultivar Chinese Spring chromosome 5B, IWGSC CS RefSeq v2.1, whole genome shotgun sequence, the following proteins share a genomic window:
- the LOC123116145 gene encoding uncharacterized protein has translation MVRSLPSVSMEGRRLQEEEQEQEQREVLLIHSQVRRIKREDEETRRHLLKLQLLETRPAAGQEASPPASRSLSPLRRAGSAIPVGDWA, from the coding sequence ATGGTGAGGTCGCTTCCGTCTGTTTCGATGGAGGGGAGGAGGCtgcaggaggaggagcaggagcaggagcagcgggAGGTGCTGCTCATCCACAGCCAGGTGCGGAGGATCAAGCGGGAGGACGAGGAGACCCGGAGGCACCTCCTCAAGCTGCAGCTGCTGGAGACGAGGCCGGCCGCCGGGCAGGaggcctcgccgccggcctcccgcTCGCTGTCGCCGCTGCGGCGTGCCGGGAGCGCCATACCGGTCGGCGACTGGGCCTAG